One window from the genome of Castellaniella sp. MT123 encodes:
- a CDS encoding AsmA family protein, whose translation MNVWLKRGLFGLVVALLAAIVGLAIFLLTFNPNAYKSRLEQFVFDRYARTLTIDGDIELSLFPRIGLSVSDVSLSNRKSKETFISVDSARFAVAIWPLLSNQLVVDHVAISGLKAWVVRDKQGRFNFSDLLESGQSDALREHPTVAAMAAAAGVAPPESGPVMEARSDLNIDIAGLDMKGGQIHYVDQYDGLSTTLSGIDASTGRVTYDQPFDVSLKSRVTGSDPVQDAQLQAQALLRLDPGTRSYSAQKINVQVVGRLGNLDQTTAVLKGSLAYKGNEHQFSASNLELAINGNIVGAHPIQGLKTSLTAGQLRLDQRNMELKIAKLALRASGQDDGRQLELALDAPAISVSPTAAQADPVAATLKSTGGDTLAVSLGLEGLSGNANEWQFRSVKLDGALTQGQRLLGLKLASPLSWNTTLRNGALTALKGDVSVRDPSQSQATDEFPMIGSVHLDLVKDTLDADLNAVVDGGQASLKTRLTRLADPKVQFSLSAEKLDLNRWLPVPVSAKPAPPKDAPTKDSTSGTAAAKPPVAEPQPPAGATPIDLSILKGRDVEGEVKIADLRVRNLQLTRVATPVRLQGGILTLPKLTAGLYEGTVDGNFRVAADQTVGLKLNLDKVLVAPLVQATMGRNLLSGRGAAQIDVKTHGDTPDALLRALSGNVAWQVRDGAVHGVDASRTLSDAATSLGNVLKGRLGAVASPFDKQRSTPFSTLDGRIDLKDGQGTVSKLLMVSSLVRVTAGKPVLIDVPGQRLDLQLLAQVAAHPPKELAAALGPLLGVTIPVRITGTWSHPDYAVQWDAIRNQTIQQAVKSGLMDLMKGRDLLDQVLPTPEPETHTPAPEPKSPSDAVGRIGNALKGLLGQ comes from the coding sequence ATGAATGTCTGGTTGAAGCGGGGGCTGTTCGGCCTGGTCGTGGCCTTGCTGGCGGCCATCGTCGGTCTGGCTATTTTCCTGCTGACCTTCAATCCGAATGCCTATAAGTCCCGGCTCGAACAATTCGTGTTCGACCGGTATGCGCGTACGCTGACTATCGACGGCGATATCGAGCTGTCCCTGTTTCCCCGGATCGGCCTGTCGGTTAGCGACGTGTCCCTGTCCAACCGCAAATCCAAGGAAACCTTCATCTCGGTGGACAGCGCCCGGTTCGCGGTGGCGATCTGGCCGCTGCTGTCAAACCAGCTGGTCGTCGATCATGTGGCGATTTCCGGCCTGAAGGCCTGGGTGGTACGCGACAAGCAGGGGCGTTTCAATTTCAGCGATCTGCTGGAATCCGGCCAGTCGGACGCCTTGCGTGAGCATCCGACCGTGGCTGCGATGGCTGCCGCTGCAGGAGTGGCGCCTCCCGAATCGGGGCCGGTGATGGAAGCGCGCTCCGACCTCAACATCGACATCGCGGGCCTGGACATGAAAGGCGGGCAGATCCATTACGTGGATCAGTATGACGGCCTGTCGACCACCCTGTCGGGCATCGACGCCAGCACAGGGCGGGTCACCTACGATCAGCCCTTCGACGTGTCCCTGAAATCGCGGGTCACGGGCAGCGACCCCGTGCAGGACGCTCAGCTTCAGGCGCAGGCGCTCTTGCGCCTGGATCCGGGAACCCGCAGTTATTCGGCGCAGAAAATCAATGTGCAGGTGGTGGGCCGCCTGGGCAATCTCGATCAGACGACGGCTGTCCTGAAGGGCAGCCTGGCTTACAAGGGTAACGAACACCAGTTCTCCGCCAGCAATCTGGAACTGGCCATCAATGGCAATATCGTTGGCGCTCATCCGATCCAGGGGCTGAAGACCAGCCTCACGGCTGGCCAGCTGCGGCTCGATCAGCGCAACATGGAACTCAAGATCGCGAAGCTGGCCTTGCGCGCCTCGGGTCAGGACGATGGGCGGCAGCTGGAACTCGCCCTGGATGCGCCGGCCATCTCGGTGTCACCCACGGCGGCTCAGGCTGATCCGGTGGCGGCTACCCTGAAATCGACCGGGGGCGACACCCTGGCTGTTTCCCTGGGGCTGGAGGGCCTAAGCGGCAATGCCAACGAATGGCAGTTCCGTTCCGTCAAGCTGGATGGCGCCCTGACTCAGGGCCAGCGTCTGCTGGGCCTGAAACTGGCCTCGCCGCTCAGCTGGAACACGACGCTTCGCAATGGCGCGCTCACCGCCCTCAAGGGCGACGTCAGTGTGCGCGATCCGTCCCAGTCGCAGGCGACCGACGAATTTCCGATGATCGGCAGCGTGCATCTGGATCTGGTGAAGGATACGCTGGACGCGGATCTGAACGCGGTTGTCGATGGGGGGCAGGCCTCTCTCAAGACCCGCCTCACACGCCTGGCCGATCCCAAAGTCCAGTTTTCCCTCAGTGCGGAAAAACTGGATCTGAATCGCTGGCTGCCCGTGCCGGTGTCCGCGAAACCCGCGCCCCCCAAGGATGCTCCCACCAAGGACTCCACCTCCGGAACCGCCGCGGCGAAGCCGCCTGTGGCAGAACCCCAGCCCCCGGCAGGCGCGACGCCGATCGATCTGTCCATCCTCAAGGGGCGGGACGTCGAGGGCGAGGTCAAGATCGCCGATCTGCGGGTGCGAAATCTGCAGCTGACCCGGGTGGCAACGCCAGTCCGGCTCCAGGGGGGGATCCTGACCTTGCCGAAACTGACGGCCGGCCTCTATGAAGGCACGGTGGATGGCAATTTTCGCGTGGCGGCTGACCAGACGGTCGGCCTGAAGCTGAATCTGGACAAGGTCCTGGTGGCACCGCTGGTGCAGGCCACGATGGGCCGCAATCTGCTGTCCGGGCGCGGCGCCGCGCAGATCGACGTCAAGACCCACGGTGATACCCCGGATGCGTTGCTGCGCGCACTGTCCGGCAATGTGGCATGGCAGGTGCGGGATGGCGCCGTGCATGGGGTGGATGCCTCGCGGACGCTGTCCGATGCGGCCACATCCCTGGGCAATGTTCTCAAAGGGCGGCTGGGCGCGGTGGCGTCACCGTTCGACAAGCAGCGCAGCACGCCGTTCAGCACGCTCGATGGTCGCATCGACCTGAAGGACGGCCAGGGCACGGTTTCGAAGCTGCTGATGGTGTCCAGCCTGGTCCGTGTGACGGCCGGCAAGCCGGTGCTCATCGACGTGCCGGGGCAGCGCCTGGACCTGCAACTGCTGGCCCAGGTGGCCGCCCACCCGCCCAAGGAACTGGCGGCGGCGTTGGGGCCCCTGCTGGGTGTAACCATTCCCGTGCGGATCACGGGGACGTGGTCGCATCCCGATTATGCCGTGCAGTGGGATGCGATCCGCAATCAGACGATCCAGCAGGCCGTGAAATCGGGCTTGATGGACCTGATGAAGGGGCGCGACCTGCTCGATCAGGTTCTGCCCACTCCCGAACCGGAAACTCATACGCCGGCGCCCGAACCCAAGTCGCCGTCCGACGCGGTCGGGCGGATCGGCAATGCCCTGAAAGGGCTGCTGGGCCAATGA
- the coaD gene encoding pantetheine-phosphate adenylyltransferase — translation MITAVYPGTFDPLTRGHEDLVRRAAGLFDQVVVGVAVSQNKRPFFTVQERLEIAEEVLGHYPNVRVRSFGGLLKDFVREQEARVIVRGLRAVSDFEYEFQMAGMNRHLLPEVETLFMTPSDQYQFISGTIVREIAILGGDVSKFVFPSVERWLHAKAKTLREQHGTQPD, via the coding sequence ATGATTACCGCCGTCTACCCGGGCACTTTCGATCCCCTGACTCGCGGACACGAAGATCTCGTGCGGCGCGCCGCCGGCCTGTTCGATCAGGTCGTGGTGGGCGTGGCAGTCAGCCAGAACAAGCGTCCGTTCTTCACCGTCCAGGAACGTCTCGAGATTGCCGAGGAGGTCCTGGGCCACTATCCCAACGTGCGGGTCCGCAGTTTCGGCGGCTTGCTGAAGGATTTCGTCCGCGAACAAGAAGCGCGCGTCATCGTGCGCGGCTTGCGCGCCGTGTCCGACTTCGAATATGAATTCCAGATGGCGGGTATGAACCGCCATCTGCTGCCCGAAGTCGAGACCCTGTTCATGACGCCCTCGGACCAGTACCAGTTCATTTCCGGCACCATCGTGCGGGAAATCGCAATCCTGGGCGGCGACGTCAGCAAATTCGTGTTTCCGTCCGTCGAGCGCTGGCTGCACGCCAAGGCCAAGACGCTGCGCGAACAGCACGGGACGCAGCCCGACTGA
- the nusB gene encoding transcription antitermination factor NusB: MTEPKARNGRANPRSARRMAREFALQGIYAWLLRGGNDLGELGEIDAHVRDGEGFDQADTQWYHTLLQGAASQSESLRARFVPYIDRPLAELSPIEHAVLLIGSFELVHHLEVPYRVAINEAVELAKSFGGTDGYRFVNGVLDKLAAEVRAAEVQSTARR, encoded by the coding sequence ATGACTGAACCCAAAGCGCGCAACGGGCGCGCCAACCCGCGCAGCGCGCGCCGCATGGCGCGCGAATTCGCGCTTCAGGGCATTTATGCCTGGCTGCTGCGCGGCGGAAACGACTTGGGTGAACTCGGCGAGATCGATGCCCACGTGCGCGATGGCGAGGGCTTCGATCAGGCCGACACCCAGTGGTATCACACCCTGCTGCAGGGTGCCGCCAGCCAGTCGGAATCCCTGCGTGCCCGTTTCGTGCCCTACATTGATCGTCCGCTGGCGGAACTCTCGCCCATCGAACACGCCGTGCTGCTGATCGGCAGCTTCGAACTGGTGCATCACCTCGAGGTCCCGTATCGGGTGGCCATCAACGAGGCGGTCGAATTGGCAAAATCCTTTGGCGGTACCGATGGCTATCGTTTCGTCAACGGCGTATTGGACAAACTGGCCGCCGAAGTCCGCGCGGCCGAGGTGCAATCCACGGCGCGCCGCTAA
- the ribH gene encoding 6,7-dimethyl-8-ribityllumazine synthase encodes MNPYVMTPDMNGEGLHIGIVRSRFNADIGEAELQTCLDELAALGVDERDVMVVSVPGALELGVTLAQMAETFEFDALIALGAVIRGETYHFELVSNESASAISRIALETGIPVANGVLTTDTDEQAQARAADKGRDCARAAVEMANLVAALEPDSEDEDDEEDDFEEEEVDD; translated from the coding sequence ATGAACCCTTATGTGATGACCCCCGACATGAACGGCGAAGGCTTGCACATCGGCATCGTGCGTTCCCGCTTCAACGCCGACATCGGCGAAGCCGAGCTGCAGACCTGCCTCGACGAACTGGCAGCCCTGGGCGTGGATGAACGCGACGTGATGGTCGTGTCCGTGCCTGGCGCGCTGGAACTCGGCGTCACGCTCGCGCAGATGGCCGAAACCTTCGAATTCGATGCCCTCATCGCGCTCGGCGCCGTCATTCGCGGCGAAACCTACCACTTCGAGCTCGTCAGCAATGAATCGGCGTCCGCCATCAGCAGGATCGCTCTGGAAACCGGCATTCCGGTAGCCAACGGCGTGCTGACCACCGACACCGACGAGCAGGCCCAGGCCCGCGCGGCCGACAAGGGCCGCGATTGCGCCCGCGCCGCCGTGGAAATGGCCAATCTGGTCGCCGCGCTTGAACCGGACTCGGAAGACGAAGACGACGAAGAAGACGACTTCGAAGAAGAGGAAGTCGATGACTGA
- a CDS encoding MOSC N-terminal beta barrel domain-containing protein yields MIPYDAQPIAGSKGLPDADAQAYDRRWLVVDGQSHWLNRDQAPRLGELDLSLRFGYLVVRAPGMLRLDIPLDVIEDDDSVERTVRVGGQAVRAVDEGDLAAAWFAEWLGVPCRLMKVHPDMADIAWPL; encoded by the coding sequence ATGATACCATACGATGCGCAGCCGATCGCGGGTAGCAAGGGCCTGCCGGACGCCGATGCCCAGGCATACGATCGCCGCTGGCTGGTCGTGGACGGCCAGAGTCACTGGCTCAATCGCGACCAGGCCCCCCGGCTGGGCGAGCTGGATCTCAGTCTGCGTTTCGGCTATCTGGTCGTCCGGGCCCCCGGCATGCTGCGCCTGGACATCCCGCTGGATGTCATCGAGGATGATGACAGCGTGGAACGCACGGTGCGGGTGGGCGGGCAGGCGGTGCGCGCCGTGGACGAGGGTGACCTGGCGGCAGCCTGGTTCGCGGAATGGCTGGGTGTGCCCTGCCGCCTGATGAAGGTCCACCCTGATATGGCGGACATTGCGTGGCCGCTGTGA
- a CDS encoding RsmD family RNA methyltransferase, giving the protein MKKHQIRIVGGTYRRTPISVPDGDHLRPTPDRVRETLFNWLAHFWGGSFEGRRVLDLFAGTGALGFEAASRGVALAQLVEQAPGALAGLRAVQTRLNAPAIRIHAGDALAYLQGLPAPAFDLVMLDPPFGSDWLARVRPLIGRALVPGGLLYLESDTACHEWPADWLPLRQGRAGQVHYALIQFAATQKNRNNARSESGTDSFTLTESA; this is encoded by the coding sequence ATGAAAAAACATCAGATTCGTATTGTAGGCGGTACGTACCGCCGCACCCCCATTTCGGTTCCCGATGGCGATCACCTGCGCCCGACCCCCGACCGCGTGCGTGAAACGCTGTTCAACTGGCTGGCCCATTTCTGGGGCGGTTCGTTCGAAGGCCGGCGGGTGCTGGACCTGTTCGCGGGGACCGGCGCGCTGGGCTTCGAAGCCGCATCCCGGGGCGTGGCCCTGGCGCAGCTCGTCGAGCAGGCTCCCGGGGCTCTGGCCGGGCTACGTGCGGTGCAGACCCGTCTGAACGCGCCGGCGATCCGCATCCATGCCGGCGATGCTCTCGCCTACCTGCAAGGCCTGCCGGCCCCCGCATTCGATCTGGTGATGCTCGACCCGCCGTTTGGCAGCGACTGGCTGGCCCGGGTGCGTCCCCTGATCGGCCGTGCGCTGGTTCCGGGCGGGTTGTTGTATCTGGAATCCGACACGGCCTGCCACGAATGGCCAGCCGACTGGCTGCCCCTGCGCCAGGGTCGGGCCGGGCAGGTGCATTACGCGCTGATACAGTTTGCTGCAACGCAAAAAAATCGTAATAATGCCCGATCCGAGTCGGGCACCGACTCGTTCACGCTAACGGAGAGCGCATGA
- a CDS encoding bifunctional O-acetylhomoserine aminocarboxypropyltransferase/cysteine synthase, translating into MSRRFETLAVHAGYAPDPTTKAVAVPIYQTTSYAFDDTQHGADLFDLKVPGNIYTRIMNPTTAVLEERVAALEGGVAALAVASGMTAITYAIQTLAQAGDNIVSTAKLYGGTYNLFAHTFPRQGLEVRFAPHDDIDALEALIDDRTRAVFCESIGNPAGNIIDIQAMAEAAHRHGVPLIVDNTVASPALCRPIEWGADIVVHALTKYMGGHGTSIAGAVVDAGSFPWAKHKDRFPMLNEPDPSYHGVVYTDAFGPAAFIGRCRVVPLRNTGGAISPFNSFLILQGIETLPLRMERHTANAMAVARFLQSHPQVAWVKYAGLPDHPEHALAKKYMGGLPASILSFGIKGGLAAGARFIDALQLILRLVNIGDAKSLACHPASTTHRQLSPEELARAGVGEDMIRLSIGIEHIDDILDDLRQALDASH; encoded by the coding sequence ATGAGCCGCAGATTCGAAACCCTGGCCGTCCACGCGGGCTATGCGCCCGACCCCACCACAAAGGCGGTCGCCGTGCCCATCTATCAGACGACATCCTATGCTTTCGACGACACCCAGCACGGCGCCGACCTGTTCGATCTGAAGGTCCCCGGCAACATCTACACCCGCATCATGAACCCGACCACGGCGGTCCTGGAAGAACGCGTGGCGGCCCTGGAAGGTGGTGTGGCCGCCCTGGCTGTGGCGTCCGGCATGACGGCCATCACCTACGCGATCCAGACGCTGGCCCAGGCGGGCGACAACATCGTCTCGACCGCCAAGCTCTACGGCGGCACCTACAATCTGTTCGCTCATACTTTCCCGCGCCAAGGGCTGGAAGTCCGTTTCGCCCCCCACGACGACATCGATGCGCTGGAAGCGCTCATCGACGATCGTACGCGGGCGGTCTTCTGCGAGTCCATCGGCAACCCGGCGGGCAACATCATCGACATTCAGGCCATGGCCGAGGCGGCGCACCGCCATGGCGTGCCACTGATCGTGGATAACACGGTCGCCTCGCCGGCGCTCTGCCGCCCGATCGAATGGGGGGCCGACATCGTCGTGCATGCCCTGACCAAGTACATGGGGGGCCACGGCACCAGCATCGCGGGCGCCGTGGTGGATGCCGGTTCCTTTCCCTGGGCCAAGCACAAGGACCGCTTCCCGATGCTCAACGAGCCGGATCCGTCCTACCACGGCGTGGTCTACACCGATGCCTTCGGGCCCGCTGCCTTCATCGGCCGCTGCCGGGTCGTCCCGCTGCGCAATACCGGCGGTGCGATTTCACCCTTCAATTCCTTCCTGATCCTGCAAGGCATCGAAACCCTGCCTCTGCGCATGGAACGCCACACGGCCAACGCCATGGCGGTGGCGCGGTTCCTGCAGTCCCACCCGCAGGTGGCCTGGGTCAAATACGCCGGGTTGCCCGATCACCCCGAACATGCCCTGGCAAAGAAATACATGGGCGGCCTGCCCGCCAGCATCCTGTCCTTCGGCATCAAGGGCGGGCTCGCGGCCGGGGCACGCTTCATCGACGCGCTGCAGCTGATCCTGCGTCTGGTCAACATCGGCGACGCGAAATCGCTGGCCTGCCACCCGGCTTCGACCACACACCGGCAGCTGAGCCCTGAAGAACTCGCGCGCGCCGGAGTCGGCGAGGACATGATCCGGCTGTCCATCGGGATCGAACACATCGACGATATCCTGGACGATCTGCGCCAGGCGCTGGACGCTAGCCACTAA
- the thiL gene encoding thiamine-phosphate kinase encodes MQPGGEFDLIARYFSRPAPDGMLGVGDDCALLSTAPGCELAVSTDMLVEGRHFFSDVDPRLLGHKSLAVNLSDLAAMGARPLACTLAISLPRIDPDWLQGFSEGFHALSAESGCALLGGDTTRSPMGVVISITVLGEVRRNQALRRDAARVGDDIWVSGTLGAADVALRLMQGRLPADAARLCAARPFLERPVPRLKLGRYLTGVAHAAIDISDGLLQDLGHILDASQCAAELWLDALPADPVLDGLDAAVRHDAILAGGDAYELCFTAPPRRREQIQTLSRQLNLPIARIGEIRRGAGVRVLDAGGQVLPIPHRGFDHFADEG; translated from the coding sequence ATGCAACCGGGTGGCGAATTCGATCTGATCGCTCGCTATTTCAGTCGTCCGGCCCCCGATGGCATGCTGGGGGTGGGCGACGATTGCGCGCTGCTGTCGACCGCCCCGGGTTGCGAGCTGGCCGTCAGCACCGACATGCTGGTCGAAGGCCGGCATTTTTTTTCCGACGTGGATCCGCGACTGCTGGGACATAAGTCGCTGGCAGTCAACCTGTCGGACCTCGCCGCCATGGGCGCGCGGCCATTGGCCTGCACGCTGGCGATCTCCCTGCCGCGCATCGATCCCGACTGGCTCCAGGGCTTTTCCGAAGGCTTTCATGCCTTGTCCGCCGAATCCGGCTGTGCGTTGCTGGGTGGCGATACCACGCGCAGCCCGATGGGGGTGGTCATCAGCATTACGGTCCTAGGCGAGGTCCGCCGCAACCAGGCTTTGCGGCGCGATGCCGCCCGGGTTGGGGATGATATCTGGGTGTCCGGCACGCTGGGCGCCGCCGACGTGGCGCTGCGTCTGATGCAGGGCCGGTTGCCTGCCGATGCCGCGCGGCTGTGCGCGGCACGCCCGTTCCTCGAGCGCCCGGTGCCCCGGCTGAAGCTGGGCCGCTACCTGACCGGGGTGGCGCATGCGGCGATCGACATTTCCGATGGCTTGTTGCAGGATCTGGGCCACATTCTGGATGCCAGCCAGTGCGCGGCTGAACTCTGGCTCGATGCGCTGCCGGCCGATCCGGTGCTCGACGGGCTGGATGCCGCAGTACGCCACGATGCGATCCTGGCGGGGGGCGATGCGTATGAGTTGTGCTTCACGGCGCCGCCTCGGCGGCGCGAGCAGATCCAGACGCTAAGCCGGCAACTGAATCTGCCGATCGCCCGGATCGGCGAGATCCGGCGCGGCGCCGGGGTGCGTGTACTCGATGCCGGCGGCCAGGTCCTGCCGATCCCGCATCGGGGGTTCGATCATTTTGCGGATGAAGGTTGA
- the ribBA gene encoding bifunctional 3,4-dihydroxy-2-butanone-4-phosphate synthase/GTP cyclohydrolase II, producing MNTDTGAARVASPSLEISAVQEIVAELRAGHMVILVDEEDRENEGDLVMAADFVTPDAINFMVTHARGLVCLTLTQERCERLQLPLMSNQNGTRYGTNFTVSIEAAEGVGTGISASDRARTIQAAVARDARPADLVQPGHIFPVRAVPGGVLVRAGHTEAGCDLTAMAGLTPAAVICEILKPDGTMARLPDLVTFAQEHGLKIGTIADLIQYRSEHETMVERLVERTVTTPWGEFQAVAYRDRASDAPHLALVHGRIHPDEETLVRVHEPTSVLDLLVEGATRHSWTIPQALRTIAASPRGVLVLLNCQGEANLLFAQFDAWARSTDGAPTAAAAPEGERHGLRTFGIGAQILRDLGVGQARLLARPRKMPSMAGFSLTITGYHNEPGAPGATN from the coding sequence ATGAATACGGATACTGGCGCGGCGCGCGTGGCGTCGCCTTCCCTCGAAATTTCTGCCGTTCAGGAGATCGTGGCCGAGCTTCGAGCCGGCCATATGGTCATCCTGGTCGACGAGGAAGATCGCGAAAACGAGGGCGACCTGGTGATGGCCGCCGATTTCGTGACGCCCGATGCGATCAATTTCATGGTCACGCATGCGCGCGGACTGGTCTGCCTGACGCTGACCCAGGAACGCTGCGAGCGGCTGCAGCTGCCCTTGATGTCCAATCAGAACGGCACCCGCTATGGCACCAATTTCACGGTCTCGATCGAGGCCGCCGAGGGTGTCGGCACCGGCATCTCGGCCTCGGACCGCGCGCGCACCATCCAGGCGGCCGTGGCGCGCGACGCCAGACCCGCCGATCTGGTGCAGCCGGGGCACATCTTCCCCGTGCGCGCCGTACCGGGCGGGGTGCTGGTACGCGCCGGCCATACTGAAGCGGGCTGCGACCTGACCGCCATGGCGGGCCTGACGCCGGCCGCCGTGATCTGCGAGATCCTGAAACCCGATGGCACCATGGCCCGCTTGCCGGATCTGGTGACGTTCGCCCAGGAACATGGCCTGAAGATCGGTACGATCGCGGATCTGATCCAGTACCGCAGCGAACATGAAACCATGGTCGAGCGTCTGGTCGAGCGGACCGTGACCACGCCCTGGGGGGAATTCCAGGCGGTGGCCTACCGGGACCGCGCATCCGACGCGCCCCACCTGGCACTGGTGCATGGGCGGATTCATCCCGACGAGGAAACCCTGGTGCGGGTGCACGAGCCCACCAGCGTGCTGGACCTGCTCGTCGAGGGAGCGACCCGGCACAGCTGGACCATCCCGCAGGCGCTGCGCACGATCGCGGCTTCGCCACGTGGCGTGCTGGTGCTGCTGAACTGCCAAGGAGAAGCCAACCTGCTGTTTGCCCAGTTCGACGCGTGGGCACGCAGCACCGATGGCGCGCCGACGGCGGCTGCCGCGCCGGAAGGCGAACGCCATGGGCTGCGCACTTTCGGGATCGGCGCGCAGATCCTGCGCGACCTCGGGGTGGGGCAGGCGCGGCTGCTGGCGCGCCCGCGCAAAATGCCCAGCATGGCCGGGTTCTCCCTGACGATTACGGGTTACCATAACGAACCCGGCGCCCCTGGCGCCACGAACTGA
- the ftsY gene encoding signal recognition particle-docking protein FtsY has protein sequence MFSFFKRKKPQPQVDETIVQADAPEVAPVAPTELPSETLASRVSEAPAPEVAPVAPTELPPDALAAHQAEPLPQALAEMGISQPPDPWSDRPDASGDPLVRLDQTSAADAPVQNKSSWLTRLRQGLSRTGQNLGSLFVGVKVDEALFEELEVALIMADAGVEATDKLLAELRARVRKQRIDQPEAVRAALQDILADHLKVLEKPFVVGESAPMVVMIAGVNGAGKTTSIGKLAHALQARQATVLLAAGDTFRAAAREQLVAWGARNGVTVIAQEGGDPAAVAFDAVNAGRARAADVVLVDTAGRLPTQLHLMEELKKIKRVIGKADASAPHEVLLVVDGNTGQNALAQIRAFDAALGLTGLIVTKLDGTAKGGTLAAVAAGSQGVRPVPVYWIGVGEAMQDLQPFVAAEFAEALLGGRSG, from the coding sequence ATGTTCAGTTTTTTTAAACGCAAGAAACCCCAGCCGCAGGTCGACGAGACCATCGTTCAGGCCGATGCGCCCGAAGTCGCGCCTGTCGCGCCCACGGAACTTCCCTCGGAAACGCTGGCGTCCCGCGTGTCCGAGGCGCCAGCGCCCGAGGTCGCCCCGGTGGCCCCGACGGAACTGCCACCGGATGCGCTGGCTGCGCACCAGGCCGAGCCATTGCCGCAGGCTCTTGCCGAAATGGGGATTTCGCAGCCGCCGGACCCCTGGTCGGATCGGCCGGATGCCTCGGGCGATCCACTGGTCCGCCTGGATCAGACTTCCGCAGCGGATGCGCCGGTTCAGAACAAGAGCTCCTGGCTGACGCGTCTGCGACAGGGGTTGTCGCGCACGGGCCAGAACCTGGGCAGTCTGTTCGTCGGCGTCAAGGTCGACGAAGCCCTGTTCGAGGAACTGGAAGTCGCGCTGATCATGGCGGATGCCGGTGTCGAGGCCACCGACAAGCTGCTGGCCGAATTGCGGGCCCGAGTGCGCAAGCAGCGCATCGATCAACCCGAGGCCGTGCGCGCCGCCCTCCAGGACATTCTGGCCGATCACCTGAAAGTGCTTGAAAAGCCCTTCGTGGTCGGGGAATCGGCCCCCATGGTGGTGATGATCGCCGGGGTCAATGGCGCGGGCAAGACCACGTCCATCGGCAAGCTGGCCCATGCTCTGCAGGCCCGTCAGGCCACTGTGCTCCTGGCCGCGGGTGACACCTTCCGCGCGGCGGCCCGTGAACAGCTGGTGGCCTGGGGGGCGCGTAACGGCGTCACCGTGATCGCCCAGGAAGGTGGCGATCCGGCAGCGGTGGCCTTCGACGCGGTCAACGCGGGCCGTGCGCGCGCGGCCGACGTGGTGCTGGTCGACACGGCCGGCCGGCTGCCCACGCAGCTGCATCTGATGGAAGAACTGAAGAAGATCAAACGCGTCATCGGCAAGGCCGACGCCAGCGCTCCGCACGAAGTCCTGCTGGTGGTGGACGGCAATACCGGCCAGAATGCGCTGGCGCAGATCCGGGCGTTCGATGCGGCGCTGGGCCTGACGGGGTTGATCGTCACCAAGCTGGACGGCACGGCCAAGGGCGGCACCCTGGCGGCTGTCGCGGCGGGCAGCCAGGGGGTGCGCCCGGTGCCGGTGTACTGGATCGGCGTCGGCGAAGCCATGCAGGATCTGCAGCCCTTCGTGGCCGCGGAATTCGCCGAGGCGCTGCTGGGCGGCCGGTCGGGCTGA